The following coding sequences are from one Granulicella arctica window:
- the trmD gene encoding tRNA (guanosine(37)-N1)-methyltransferase TrmD, with amino-acid sequence MQFDIVTIFPGFFEGFLSNGILTRALSNGIASVAIHDLRAFTHDRHKTVDDRPFGGGEGMVLKPGPIFECFESLNLTPKATRDSAKETVILLSAQGRPFTQTIAHELAAVERIVFLCGRYEGVDERVNDLLCDRELSIGDYVLSGGELGAAVIIDSIARLLPGVLGNPDSARFESFGTHHAPEPHTPGLPPASTNSAGGLLDYPHYTRPADFRGHSVPDVLTGGSHEAVRRWRRERALEKTLRNRPDLLEQATLTEEDRRTLNRLRNSSPKL; translated from the coding sequence ATGCAATTCGATATCGTCACCATCTTTCCCGGCTTCTTCGAAGGCTTCCTGAGCAACGGCATCCTCACCCGCGCCCTGAGCAACGGCATCGCCAGCGTCGCCATCCACGACCTCCGCGCCTTCACCCACGACCGCCACAAAACCGTTGACGACCGTCCCTTCGGCGGCGGCGAGGGCATGGTCCTCAAGCCCGGCCCCATCTTCGAGTGCTTCGAAAGCCTCAACCTCACCCCCAAAGCCACCCGCGATTCAGCCAAAGAAACCGTCATCCTACTCTCCGCACAGGGTCGCCCTTTCACGCAGACCATCGCGCACGAGCTAGCCGCCGTCGAGCGCATCGTCTTCCTCTGCGGCCGCTACGAGGGCGTCGACGAGCGCGTCAACGACCTCCTCTGCGACCGCGAGCTCTCCATCGGCGACTACGTCCTCTCAGGCGGCGAACTCGGAGCCGCCGTCATCATCGACAGCATCGCCCGCCTCCTGCCCGGCGTCCTCGGCAATCCCGACTCAGCCCGCTTCGAGAGCTTTGGCACCCACCACGCCCCCGAGCCCCACACACCCGGCCTGCCGCCCGCATCCACCAACTCCGCCGGCGGCCTCCTCGACTACCCCCACTACACCCGCCCTGCCGACTTCCGCGGCCACTCCGTCCCCGACGTCCTCACCGGTGGCAGCCACGAAGCCGTCCGCCGCTGGCGGCGCGAGCGAGCCCTCGAAAAGACCCTTCGCAACCGCCCCGACCTCCTCGAGCAAGCCACCCTCACCGAAGAAGACCGCCGCACCCTCAACCGGCTCCGCAACTCATCCCCAAAGCTCTAA
- a CDS encoding PIG-L deacetylase family protein, whose amino-acid sequence MMCVIAHPDDECFAFGGALALAADRGVETYVVCLTDGQAGSYRGDAASGAELGQMRREEFVASCEVLGVKHHELLDYQDGRLEFADFSRTAGRLVERMRRFKPDVVITFGSDGGLNTHADHMMVSSVTTAAFHWAGREKRYPELATVFQPKRLFYVSTNFFLPERQAPLPMPWTVTLDIKSVKERKAEAFRAHTSQAPLMERTREIFEVYGGEEFYSLVATAEPQPARLSVDLFEGLEG is encoded by the coding sequence ATGATGTGTGTGATTGCTCATCCAGATGATGAGTGCTTTGCGTTTGGTGGGGCGCTGGCTCTGGCGGCGGACCGTGGGGTGGAGACATATGTGGTTTGCCTGACGGATGGTCAGGCTGGGTCGTATCGTGGGGATGCTGCGTCGGGTGCGGAGCTGGGGCAGATGCGGCGGGAGGAGTTTGTCGCGTCGTGCGAGGTGCTTGGAGTGAAGCATCATGAGTTGCTGGATTATCAGGATGGGCGGCTGGAGTTCGCCGACTTTTCGAGGACAGCGGGACGGCTGGTGGAACGGATGCGGCGGTTCAAGCCGGATGTGGTGATTACGTTTGGCAGCGATGGCGGGTTGAATACGCATGCCGACCACATGATGGTGTCGAGCGTGACTACGGCGGCGTTTCACTGGGCGGGGCGAGAGAAGCGGTATCCGGAGTTGGCGACGGTGTTTCAGCCGAAGCGGCTGTTCTATGTAAGTACGAACTTCTTCCTTCCGGAGAGACAGGCTCCGCTGCCGATGCCTTGGACGGTGACGCTAGATATCAAGAGTGTGAAGGAGCGCAAGGCTGAAGCGTTTCGGGCGCATACTTCGCAGGCACCCTTGATGGAACGGACGAGGGAAATCTTTGAAGTTTATGGTGGTGAAGAGTTTTATTCGTTAGTGGCTACGGCAGAGCCGCAGCCAGCGAGGTTGTCGGTGGATCTGTTTGAAGGCTTGGAGGGGTAA
- the rimM gene encoding ribosome maturation factor RimM (Essential for efficient processing of 16S rRNA), which yields MTEQDANHPETWVTLAHLLRPQGRKGELLADLHTDFPERFADRRSVSLRKPNGSIQPATIESHWLPVGKNAGRVVLKLQGIDSINDAELLAGFDVVIPVEQRAELEDDEQYITDLLDCTLVDKEHTIGLVEDVHFPTNTAGARLSEAAPLLVVRSPNGDELLIPFAKAWIESIDLPAKRIQMHLPDGLLEING from the coding sequence ATGACTGAACAGGATGCAAACCATCCGGAGACCTGGGTCACACTGGCCCATCTGCTGCGTCCGCAAGGGCGCAAAGGCGAGCTGCTCGCCGATCTCCACACCGACTTCCCCGAGCGCTTCGCCGACCGCCGCAGCGTCTCCCTACGCAAGCCCAACGGCTCCATCCAGCCCGCCACCATCGAATCCCACTGGCTCCCCGTCGGCAAAAACGCCGGTCGCGTCGTCCTCAAGCTCCAGGGCATCGACTCCATCAACGACGCCGAACTCCTCGCCGGCTTCGACGTCGTCATCCCCGTCGAGCAACGCGCAGAGCTTGAAGACGACGAGCAGTACATCACCGACCTCCTCGACTGCACCCTCGTCGACAAAGAACACACCATCGGCCTCGTCGAAGACGTCCACTTCCCCACCAACACTGCCGGAGCCCGTCTCTCCGAAGCCGCTCCCCTCCTCGTCGTCCGTTCACCCAACGGCGACGAACTCCTGATCCCCTTCGCCAAAGCCTGGATCGAGAGTATCGACCTCCCCGCCAAGCGGATTCAGATGCACCTCCCCGACGGCCTCCTCGAGATCAACGGCTGA
- a CDS encoding response regulator yields MSDAVRILIVEDHAVVRQGLVALLNTVPEFTVVAQASDGDEGVALFKEHKPDVTLMDLRLPKQNGVETIGLIRAESPEARIIVLTTFDGDEDIYRALQAGAKGYLLKGMDGEVLMEAIRAVHAGKSRVPAVVAERLAGRLSGPSLTERETDVLKQIVLGRSNKEIGTALFISEATVKTHINSLLGKLGVSDRTQAARTALQRGIVHLD; encoded by the coding sequence ATGAGTGATGCGGTTCGGATATTGATTGTGGAAGACCATGCTGTGGTGCGGCAGGGTCTGGTGGCGCTGCTGAACACGGTGCCGGAGTTTACGGTGGTGGCGCAGGCGTCGGATGGCGATGAGGGCGTTGCGCTGTTCAAGGAGCATAAGCCGGATGTGACGTTGATGGATCTGCGGTTGCCGAAGCAGAATGGCGTGGAGACGATCGGGTTGATTCGAGCGGAGTCCCCGGAGGCGCGGATTATTGTGCTGACGACCTTCGATGGCGATGAGGACATCTATCGGGCGTTGCAGGCGGGAGCGAAGGGCTATCTGCTGAAAGGGATGGACGGCGAGGTGCTGATGGAGGCGATTCGCGCGGTTCATGCGGGCAAGTCGCGGGTGCCGGCGGTGGTGGCGGAACGGCTTGCGGGTCGTCTGAGCGGGCCGTCGTTGACGGAGCGGGAGACGGATGTACTGAAGCAGATTGTGCTGGGACGGAGCAACAAGGAGATTGGGACGGCGCTGTTCATCTCGGAGGCGACGGTGAAGACGCACATCAACAGCCTGCTGGGAAAGCTGGGTGTATCGGACAGGACGCAGGCGGCGAGGACGGCGTTGCAGAGAGGGATTGTGCATCTTGATTAA
- a CDS encoding redoxin domain-containing protein, with amino-acid sequence MRRAFLLFFIAVSYAHSQSPQDLLRSAEEVYKSPDGYEIKGNGVVRPPNSSLQMNFEVIIAAKQSSPALPGKPQTPAAPGSMVADFHFVNLGSDKAEKLPQVMLSNSATGGWDRIAENVVAVREMGSEELPLNGVAVPCRILQVDYKSANDEPVGPDAVTYSICSEKHLVLKKTFAYSTSRRATDPPAQWTLVFDSAQFNRPAPEWLINVESASSLTIRKEWIGHAAPEFALSDLSGMSVKLSSMQGKVVLLDFWSITCPPCIREMPMVEAMGESYRAKNVVLWGVSFDLPDKSKKWLLQHQHSLPTLSDTDFVVSDLYTVHGIPSLILVGRDGKIKNYWEGEVPQADLEGAIRQALKP; translated from the coding sequence GTGCGTCGAGCATTCTTGCTGTTCTTTATCGCGGTCTCATACGCCCATTCGCAGTCTCCACAGGATCTCCTACGCAGCGCAGAGGAGGTCTACAAGAGTCCCGACGGCTACGAAATCAAGGGCAATGGTGTGGTGCGCCCCCCGAACTCTTCATTGCAGATGAACTTTGAAGTCATAATCGCTGCAAAGCAGTCTTCCCCGGCCCTTCCAGGCAAACCACAAACACCAGCCGCTCCGGGCAGTATGGTTGCCGATTTTCACTTTGTAAACCTCGGCAGCGACAAGGCAGAGAAGCTCCCCCAAGTAATGCTTTCGAACTCGGCAACCGGAGGATGGGACCGGATTGCAGAGAACGTAGTTGCGGTCAGGGAGATGGGATCGGAAGAGCTGCCCCTGAACGGAGTGGCGGTCCCTTGCCGGATACTTCAGGTTGATTACAAGTCTGCCAATGACGAACCCGTGGGCCCAGATGCGGTCACCTATTCGATCTGCTCTGAGAAACATCTTGTCTTAAAAAAGACGTTTGCCTATTCCACTAGTCGCCGCGCGACTGATCCACCAGCACAGTGGACGCTAGTGTTCGACTCCGCTCAGTTTAATCGTCCGGCTCCTGAGTGGCTCATCAACGTAGAGAGTGCGTCGAGCCTTACGATTCGCAAGGAGTGGATTGGCCATGCTGCTCCTGAGTTTGCGCTCTCGGACCTCAGCGGCATGAGCGTAAAGCTATCGTCGATGCAAGGCAAAGTCGTATTGCTCGATTTCTGGTCGATAACCTGCCCTCCATGTATCCGCGAAATGCCGATGGTCGAAGCGATGGGTGAGTCCTACAGGGCCAAGAATGTCGTCTTGTGGGGCGTCTCGTTTGACCTGCCTGATAAATCAAAAAAATGGCTGCTCCAACATCAACATTCCCTGCCCACGCTCAGTGATACAGACTTCGTCGTATCAGACTTGTATACGGTCCATGGCATCCCATCGCTGATTTTGGTAGGCCGAGATGGCAAAATCAAAAACTACTGGGAGGGCGAAGTTCCGCAGGCCGATCTAGAAGGTGCGATCCGGCAAGCCCTCAAACCGTAG
- a CDS encoding DUF1800 domain-containing protein produces MRAVPAVLIFAALALPLHAQDVPPVTKPKARSVSKPKLPVPTKTAPLTPLSERERAVQMLNRFTFGPRPGDIERVEAMGPEKWFEQQLNPQSIPDDALGRRLGDFPTLNMSAEQILTIFPDRGFIEQVAQGKRPYPSDPLLAAMYEVQIYKDNEQQVSKKLTASGTPPPEPTDAEKAKQKADGQAIAARISGELFALPKNQRMAALVKMPVSDRIAFTTYVAGDQRNLLLTEFTPHEREIFQGMASNVNSAPQAAQELSQAKMVRAILSERQLQEVMTDFWFNHFNIYIGKDSDQWYTTPYERDVIRRNALGKFRDLLLATATSPAMMVYLDNYLSIGPDSIANGVNPANPNSKKGNKGLNENYGREVMELHTVGVNGGYTQADVTHLSAILTGWGVDRANQGGPFLFDPRRHEPGAKQWFGETVPATAPQDGMKQGIAALTSLAARPQTAHFISLLLAQRFVADVPPPALVDQMAKSYLASEGDIKAVLRTMVQSSEFNSKKYFRNKVKTPMEFLASAFRTTATDPSNPAALVNTIKSMGMPLYYALPPTGYYITADQWMNTGALVDRLNFAYQLTNNKFYNQKFDSARVLALGLLSQPVQSEVVSQRARFTEASETKETPSVMPAGGADVALRVLEGSLIGGEVSTQTNELIHKQLTEQAVGANPNDTLNLLTALVMGSPEFQLR; encoded by the coding sequence ATGCGCGCTGTCCCTGCCGTTCTTATCTTTGCTGCGCTTGCGCTTCCACTACATGCCCAGGATGTTCCGCCGGTTACGAAGCCGAAGGCGCGCTCGGTGTCCAAGCCGAAGCTGCCTGTTCCTACGAAGACTGCGCCGCTGACGCCGTTGTCCGAGCGCGAACGGGCGGTGCAGATGTTGAACCGGTTTACCTTCGGGCCGAGGCCGGGCGATATCGAGCGGGTGGAGGCGATGGGACCGGAGAAGTGGTTCGAGCAGCAGTTGAACCCGCAGTCGATTCCGGACGATGCTTTGGGCAGACGGCTGGGCGATTTTCCTACGCTGAATATGTCGGCCGAGCAGATTTTGACGATCTTTCCGGATCGCGGCTTCATCGAGCAGGTGGCGCAGGGAAAACGGCCTTATCCGTCTGATCCGCTGCTGGCGGCGATGTACGAGGTGCAGATCTACAAGGACAACGAGCAGCAGGTGAGCAAGAAGCTAACGGCGAGCGGCACGCCTCCACCAGAGCCTACGGACGCGGAGAAGGCCAAGCAGAAGGCGGATGGTCAGGCGATTGCGGCGCGAATCTCGGGGGAGCTGTTCGCGCTGCCGAAGAATCAGCGCATGGCGGCGCTGGTGAAGATGCCGGTGTCGGATCGAATCGCCTTTACGACGTATGTTGCGGGAGATCAGAGGAACCTGCTGCTGACGGAGTTTACGCCGCATGAGCGCGAGATCTTCCAAGGGATGGCGTCGAATGTCAACTCTGCTCCTCAGGCAGCGCAGGAGCTTTCGCAGGCGAAGATGGTGCGGGCGATTCTGAGCGAGCGTCAGTTGCAGGAGGTGATGACGGACTTCTGGTTCAATCACTTCAACATCTACATCGGCAAGGATTCGGACCAGTGGTACACAACGCCGTATGAACGGGATGTGATTCGCAGGAATGCGCTGGGCAAGTTCCGCGACCTGCTGCTGGCGACGGCGACGAGCCCCGCGATGATGGTGTATCTCGACAACTATCTGTCGATTGGGCCTGACTCGATTGCGAACGGAGTGAATCCGGCGAATCCGAACTCTAAGAAGGGTAACAAGGGCCTCAACGAGAACTATGGCCGTGAGGTGATGGAGCTGCACACGGTGGGTGTGAACGGCGGCTACACGCAGGCGGATGTGACGCATCTGTCGGCGATCCTGACTGGTTGGGGCGTGGATCGTGCGAACCAGGGCGGACCGTTCCTGTTCGATCCGAGGCGACATGAGCCGGGTGCAAAGCAGTGGTTTGGCGAGACGGTTCCTGCGACAGCGCCGCAGGATGGGATGAAGCAGGGAATTGCCGCGCTGACCTCGCTTGCGGCTCGTCCGCAGACGGCACACTTCATCAGCCTCCTGCTGGCACAGCGGTTTGTGGCGGATGTGCCGCCGCCGGCGCTGGTGGATCAGATGGCGAAATCGTATCTGGCTTCGGAGGGCGACATCAAAGCGGTGTTGCGGACGATGGTGCAGTCGTCCGAGTTCAATTCGAAGAAGTACTTCCGCAACAAGGTGAAGACGCCGATGGAGTTTCTGGCTTCGGCGTTCCGCACGACGGCGACCGATCCGAGCAATCCTGCGGCGTTGGTGAACACGATCAAGAGTATGGGAATGCCGCTGTACTATGCGCTACCGCCGACTGGTTACTACATTACGGCGGATCAGTGGATGAACACAGGAGCGCTGGTTGACCGGCTCAACTTTGCGTATCAGTTGACGAACAACAAGTTCTACAATCAGAAGTTCGACTCGGCGCGTGTTTTGGCGTTGGGACTGCTGTCGCAACCGGTGCAGAGTGAAGTCGTATCGCAACGAGCGCGATTTACGGAGGCATCGGAGACGAAGGAGACTCCGTCGGTGATGCCTGCTGGAGGCGCGGACGTTGCGTTGCGAGTGTTGGAAGGATCGCTGATTGGTGGTGAGGTTTCGACGCAGACGAATGAGCTGATCCATAAGCAACTGACGGAGCAGGCAGTTGGCGCGAATCCGAACGATACACTGAACCTGCTGACGGCGCTGGTGATGGGATCGCCGGAGTTTCAGCTTCGCTGA
- the rplS gene encoding 50S ribosomal protein L19, protein MSIHPIMQKLAAKFERTDLPHFAPGDTVRVQVKIKEGEKERLQAFEGMVIASRKGPQGTFTVRKMSFGQGVERIFPYNSKVVDTVVKVRSYEVRRSKLFYLRGLRGKAARLTEVARSTK, encoded by the coding sequence ATGTCCATACATCCGATCATGCAGAAGCTGGCCGCCAAGTTCGAGCGGACCGATCTCCCCCATTTCGCTCCAGGCGACACCGTCCGCGTTCAGGTCAAAATCAAGGAAGGCGAAAAAGAGCGCCTCCAGGCATTTGAGGGAATGGTCATCGCCTCTCGCAAGGGACCCCAGGGAACCTTCACCGTTCGCAAGATGAGCTTCGGCCAGGGCGTCGAGCGCATCTTCCCCTACAACTCCAAGGTCGTCGACACCGTCGTCAAGGTTCGCTCCTACGAGGTTCGTCGCTCCAAGCTCTTCTACCTCCGCGGTCTTCGTGGCAAGGCAGCTCGTCTCACTGAAGTTGCCCGCTCCACCAAGTAA
- a CDS encoding sensor histidine kinase, whose protein sequence is MSFCLRGVVLGMMVLALGRCGFGLDPSRSLNQYGRQVWGTDNGLPQNTVHAVVQGRDGYVWLGTDDGLVRFDGSAFKVYTTENAPELRSNSVQGLTVDREGRLWVVTAGGLAVYGENRFLALGLADGLPDAAVWFVHEDRRRRVWVATGGGLCVVRGVRCEVVAATKGLSVSGEGKFAEAVDGSVWVADGAEAVRLDGGSLGWVETLKTVGGAEILVESVGSDGALLVGTGEGLQMERRGVLAPVVMDGVVGRVAVNAMVRAADGSVWLGTSGGLVKGSGERFGVFRPAVALPSVAVQTLFADRAGAVWVGTASGVARVVGGRLEVFQAGDGLAGSSLLSLLEDREGNVWLGTESDGLTVLHEQKFTTYTTAEGLSGNVVRSVLEDVSGSVWVGTDGAGLNRRTAEGFAAMTVREGLSSNVILSLASDNGDLWVGTPTGLNRVRGRTVKVLTTADGLADDFIRSLLVDAKGDVWVGTRHGLTRISGNGMTTYTSMDGLGSDFIGVMVQARDGDLWIGTSGGLTRLHEGRFTNFKVRDGVAKNVVTAIYEDADGTLWLGSNGGGLSRMDVHKGNGVIVPVPATNLPEAISSVLEDGERRLWIGSRGGVFRVAESELERVIARGGGSVALAAYDTTDGMRVRECSSGGHPAAMRMRDGTLWFATLRGVSVVDPEHLDENGVAPLVAMETVLVNDVAHDALRTGELTLGPGRQRVEFQYAGMSFVAPQKVRYRYKLEGFDREWVDAGEHRSAFYSNLQPGRYVFHVEAANNDGVWSEQDAVLRLRVRPHFWQTWWFYGVLVLVVAGIAYLIYAWRVRRVEALYAGVMEERSRIAREIHDTLAQGIVSISLQLEVVTRLMGSSVEAARAQLDETRVLVRQSLADARSSIWDLRSEEAEELPVRVGRSLKMLTGTSSATGRLTVMGSYRAIARPVEDELLRITQEAVTNAVRHSGCSLVEVTLTYDLKGVRLVVRDDGRGFDTSAAGPAGHFGLRGMRERAAKIHARLEMRSEVGSGTEIFVELNLG, encoded by the coding sequence ATGAGCTTTTGTCTGCGCGGTGTGGTGTTGGGGATGATGGTGCTGGCGCTGGGCCGTTGCGGGTTCGGGCTGGACCCGTCGCGTTCGCTGAACCAGTATGGGCGGCAGGTGTGGGGGACGGACAATGGGCTGCCGCAGAACACGGTTCATGCGGTGGTGCAGGGCCGGGATGGGTATGTGTGGCTGGGCACGGATGATGGGCTGGTGCGGTTCGATGGGAGTGCGTTCAAGGTTTATACGACGGAGAATGCTCCGGAGCTGCGGAGTAACTCGGTGCAGGGGCTGACGGTGGATAGGGAGGGGCGGCTGTGGGTGGTGACGGCCGGTGGGCTGGCGGTGTATGGGGAGAACCGGTTTCTGGCGTTGGGATTGGCGGATGGGTTGCCTGATGCGGCGGTGTGGTTTGTGCATGAGGATCGTCGCAGGCGGGTGTGGGTGGCGACGGGTGGTGGGCTTTGCGTGGTGCGTGGGGTGCGATGCGAGGTGGTTGCGGCGACGAAGGGGTTGAGTGTTAGCGGGGAGGGCAAGTTTGCGGAGGCGGTGGATGGGTCGGTGTGGGTGGCGGATGGGGCGGAGGCGGTGCGGCTTGATGGAGGGTCGTTGGGGTGGGTGGAGACGCTGAAGACGGTGGGCGGGGCAGAGATTCTCGTGGAGTCGGTGGGGAGCGACGGCGCTTTGCTGGTGGGGACGGGGGAGGGGTTGCAGATGGAGCGGCGAGGAGTGCTCGCGCCGGTTGTGATGGATGGGGTTGTGGGGCGGGTTGCGGTGAATGCGATGGTGCGGGCGGCGGATGGGAGTGTGTGGTTGGGGACTTCGGGGGGGCTTGTGAAGGGGAGCGGGGAGCGGTTTGGGGTGTTTCGGCCGGCGGTGGCGTTGCCTTCGGTGGCGGTGCAGACGTTGTTTGCGGATAGGGCGGGAGCGGTGTGGGTGGGGACGGCGAGTGGGGTGGCGAGGGTGGTGGGGGGAAGGCTGGAGGTGTTTCAGGCAGGGGATGGGCTGGCGGGGAGTTCGCTGCTGTCGCTGCTTGAGGATCGGGAGGGGAATGTTTGGCTGGGGACGGAGTCGGATGGACTGACGGTGCTGCATGAGCAGAAGTTCACGACGTATACGACGGCGGAGGGGTTGTCGGGGAATGTTGTCCGGTCGGTGTTGGAGGATGTGTCGGGATCGGTGTGGGTGGGGACGGATGGGGCTGGGCTGAATCGGCGGACAGCGGAGGGGTTTGCTGCGATGACGGTGAGAGAGGGACTGTCGAGCAATGTGATCTTGTCGCTGGCTAGTGACAATGGAGATTTGTGGGTGGGGACGCCGACGGGGTTGAATCGGGTGCGGGGTCGGACGGTGAAGGTGTTGACGACGGCGGATGGGCTGGCGGACGACTTCATCCGGTCGCTGCTGGTGGATGCGAAGGGCGATGTGTGGGTGGGGACTCGGCATGGGCTGACGCGGATTAGTGGGAACGGGATGACGACGTATACGTCGATGGATGGGCTGGGGAGCGATTTTATTGGGGTGATGGTGCAGGCGCGGGATGGGGATCTGTGGATTGGGACCTCCGGTGGTCTGACGCGGTTGCATGAGGGGCGGTTTACGAACTTCAAAGTGCGAGATGGAGTAGCGAAGAATGTGGTGACGGCGATCTATGAGGATGCGGATGGGACGTTGTGGCTGGGGAGCAATGGGGGCGGGCTGAGCCGGATGGACGTTCACAAAGGGAACGGGGTGATTGTGCCTGTGCCTGCTACAAATTTGCCGGAGGCGATCTCGAGTGTGCTGGAGGATGGGGAGAGGCGGCTGTGGATCGGATCGCGGGGTGGGGTGTTTCGGGTAGCGGAGAGTGAGCTGGAGCGGGTGATTGCTCGGGGTGGCGGGAGTGTTGCGCTGGCTGCTTACGATACGACGGATGGAATGCGGGTGCGGGAGTGCTCGAGCGGAGGGCATCCGGCGGCGATGCGGATGCGGGATGGGACGCTGTGGTTTGCGACGCTGCGCGGGGTGAGCGTGGTGGACCCGGAGCATCTGGATGAGAACGGGGTGGCTCCGCTGGTGGCGATGGAGACGGTGCTGGTGAACGATGTCGCTCATGATGCGTTGCGGACGGGTGAGCTGACGCTGGGACCGGGGCGGCAGAGGGTGGAGTTTCAGTATGCGGGGATGAGCTTTGTGGCTCCGCAGAAGGTGCGGTATCGGTACAAGCTAGAGGGGTTCGATCGGGAGTGGGTGGATGCGGGGGAGCATCGGTCGGCGTTCTACTCGAACCTGCAGCCGGGGCGATATGTGTTTCATGTGGAGGCGGCGAATAACGATGGGGTTTGGAGTGAGCAGGATGCGGTGCTGCGGCTGCGGGTGCGGCCTCACTTCTGGCAGACGTGGTGGTTCTATGGGGTGCTGGTGTTGGTGGTGGCGGGGATCGCTTACCTGATTTATGCGTGGCGGGTGCGGCGGGTGGAGGCGCTGTATGCAGGGGTGATGGAGGAGCGGAGCCGGATTGCGAGGGAGATCCATGACACGCTGGCGCAGGGGATTGTGAGTATCTCGTTGCAGCTGGAGGTGGTGACGCGGCTAATGGGGAGCTCGGTGGAGGCGGCGCGGGCGCAGTTGGATGAGACGCGGGTGCTGGTGCGGCAGAGTCTGGCGGATGCGCGGAGTTCGATCTGGGATCTGCGATCGGAAGAGGCGGAGGAGCTGCCGGTGCGGGTGGGGCGGTCGTTGAAGATGCTGACGGGGACGTCGAGTGCGACGGGACGTCTGACGGTGATGGGGAGCTATCGGGCGATTGCGCGGCCTGTGGAGGATGAGCTGTTGCGGATTACGCAGGAGGCGGTGACGAATGCGGTGCGGCACTCGGGATGCTCGTTGGTGGAGGTGACGCTGACCTACGATCTGAAGGGGGTTCGGCTGGTGGTGCGGGATGATGGGCGCGGGTTCGATACGTCGGCGGCTGGTCCTGCGGGGCACTTTGGGTTGCGCGGAATGCGGGAGCGGGCAGCGAAGATTCATGCGCGGCTGGAGATGCGGAGTGAGGTAGGGAGCGGCACGGAGATCTTCGTGGAGCTGAATCTTGGATAG
- a CDS encoding sulfite oxidase heme-binding subunit YedZ: MPNRLIPYVKAVVHLLCLVPLALLLYRFKQDNLGADPVNTITHFTGDWTIYLLLISLAVTPVRRLHAKLSNLIRFRRMLGLYAFFYATLHLATYVFLFSGYDVPTAIAGVKAGHLGEIVTQFKLVWPTMWDDILQRRFIQVGFAAWVILLALAVTSPQFVLRAMGGKNWQRLHRLVYVAAFLGVVHFWWLVKAGVRTPWKDTAVLMLLLLARLAYTAWKRRRSSKTAARMPVSASRT; the protein is encoded by the coding sequence ATGCCTAATCGCCTGATCCCCTATGTGAAAGCTGTTGTACACCTGCTTTGCCTGGTGCCGCTGGCGCTGCTGCTTTATCGCTTCAAGCAGGACAACCTTGGCGCCGATCCGGTCAACACGATTACGCACTTTACTGGAGACTGGACGATCTATCTGCTGCTGATCTCGCTGGCGGTGACGCCGGTGCGGAGGCTGCATGCGAAGCTGTCGAACCTGATCCGATTTCGCAGGATGCTGGGGTTGTATGCGTTCTTCTATGCGACGCTGCATCTGGCGACGTATGTCTTTCTGTTCTCGGGGTATGACGTTCCGACGGCGATTGCGGGGGTAAAGGCAGGGCATCTTGGGGAGATAGTGACGCAGTTCAAACTGGTGTGGCCGACGATGTGGGACGACATTCTACAGCGGCGGTTCATTCAGGTAGGATTTGCAGCGTGGGTGATCCTGCTGGCGCTTGCGGTGACGTCGCCACAGTTTGTGCTGCGGGCGATGGGCGGGAAGAACTGGCAGAGGCTGCATCGATTGGTGTATGTCGCGGCGTTTCTGGGGGTTGTTCATTTCTGGTGGCTGGTAAAGGCTGGTGTGAGAACCCCGTGGAAGGATACGGCGGTGCTGATGCTGCTGTTGCTGGCGCGGCTCGCGTACACGGCTTGGAAGCGGCGGAGATCGAGTAAGACGGCGGCGCGGATGCCGGTTTCGGCGAGCAGGACGTAG
- a CDS encoding ribonuclease HII, protein MLKQLVCSDASEQALRLRGFSRIAGVDEVGRGALFGPVVAAAVILPESLESLAESGLKDSKQMSQADRERLDLQVREMALAVSVAEVDAETIDRVNIYQATRLAMLLAVRGLTMEPDHLLIDAMRIDHGCEQTRLVYGDALSLSIAAASVVAKVYRDALMRELDVVHPQYGLASHKGYGTPAHKRALVEHGPCVLHRKSFSPIGSMIQKKLEIMEVNN, encoded by the coding sequence ATGCTGAAACAGCTTGTCTGTAGCGACGCGTCGGAACAGGCGCTGCGGCTGCGTGGGTTTAGTCGGATTGCGGGTGTGGATGAGGTTGGACGTGGGGCTTTGTTTGGGCCGGTTGTGGCTGCGGCGGTGATTTTGCCGGAGAGTTTGGAGTCGTTGGCTGAGTCTGGGCTGAAGGACTCGAAGCAGATGAGCCAGGCGGATCGTGAACGGCTGGATCTTCAGGTTCGAGAGATGGCGCTCGCTGTGAGCGTGGCTGAGGTGGATGCGGAGACGATCGATCGGGTGAATATCTACCAGGCGACGCGGTTGGCGATGCTGCTGGCTGTGCGTGGGTTGACGATGGAGCCGGATCATCTGCTGATCGATGCGATGCGGATCGACCATGGCTGCGAGCAGACGCGGCTGGTCTATGGGGATGCGCTGAGTCTGTCGATTGCGGCGGCTTCGGTGGTGGCAAAGGTTTATCGGGATGCTCTGATGCGGGAGCTGGATGTGGTCCATCCGCAGTACGGCTTGGCTTCGCATAAGGGATATGGAACTCCAGCTCATAAGCGGGCTTTGGTGGAACATGGGCCTTGTGTGTTGCATCGGAAGAGCTTTTCGCCAATTGGGTCTATGATTCAGAAAAAACTTGAGATTATGGAGGTAAACAATTGA